CCGACGCTACACGCCGCTTCAAGGCCGACGCCGAGGCGCAGCGTGAGCTGGCCAGCACCGTGAAGCTGGATTCGGTTAACCAGCAGGATTTCGATACGGTGTTCTACCCGGGTGGCCACGGCCCGCTGTGGGACCTGGCCGAGTCGCGCGAGTCGATTGCCCTGATCGAAGCCTTCGAACGCGCCGGCAAACCCATCGGTTTCGTCTGCCACGCGCCGGGTGCGCTGCGCCACGTCAAGGCGGCCGATGGCAGCCCGCTGATCAAGGGCCGGCGGGTCACCGGTTTCAGCAACAGTGAAGAAGCCGGCGTGCAACTGACCGACGTGGTGCCATTCCTGATCGAAGACGAGTTCCAGAAACTGGGCGGCCAGTATGAAAAGGGCGAGGACTGGGGCTCCTTCGTGATCGAGGATGGCAAGCTGGTCACCGGCCAGAACCCGGCCAGTTCGGAAGCCGCCGCCGAGGCGCTGCTGGCCAAGCTCAAGTAGGCCTTGGCAACGCTGGCGCCACCTCCTGGCGCTGCAGCCACGCATGAAACGGTTGTGAGGGAAGGGCCTGTAGGTGATTATTTAATGCAATTGTGAGTGAATCGCAGTTGGATTATGATCGCGGCCCCTCCCATCTGGACCTTCTTTTCATGCGCTGGAGTCGTGCTTCAATCTGCCTGTTGTCCCTGTGTTCCGTCGGCATTCATGCCGCTTCGCTGACCGTGCCGGATGACGGCACGCTGGAACTGCCCGACTCCGTCGTTACCGGCAGCGCAGAAAGCGCCACCGGCCCCGTGCAAGGCTATGCGGCGACGCGCTCGGCCAGCGCCACGCGCACCGATACCGCCCTGCACGAAACGCCCCAGTCGGTCAGCGTGGTACCGCGTGACGTGATCGACGACATCTCCGCCACCCGCCTGCAGCAGGCACTGGACCAGGCTGGTGGCGTTGGTCGTGCCAACAACTTCGGTGGTCAGGGCCTGACCAACTTCACGGTGCGCGGCTTCACCTCCGCCGAGTTCTACCGCAACGGTTTTCCGATCAACCGTGGCTATCCCAATTCGCCGGACGCCAACACCCTGGAGCGCGTGGAAGTGCTGCGCGGCCCGGCGGCGACGCTGTATGGCCGTGGCGACCCCGGCGGCACCTTCAACGTGGTCACCAAGCAGCCGCTGGACGAGCAGCGCACCACAGTCGGCAGCCAGTTCACCGACCAGGGCCTGCGCCGTGGCACCCTGGACACGGGCGGCCCGCTGGACGAAGAAGGCCGCCTGGCCTATCGCCTGAACGTGGTGGGCGAGGGCGGCGACAGCTTCCGTGACGATGTGGAGAGCGAGCGCTACGGCATCGCCCCGGTGCTCAGCTGGCAGGTGTCCGACGCCACGCGCATCACCTTCGAAGGTGATTTCATGCGTAACAACCACCCGCTCGACCGTGGCCTGACTCACTACCCGGGTCAGCGTGGGCAGCCCAGCCATTCCACCTATTACTGGGAGAAGGGCACCGACAACAAGCTGCATAACGACAATGACATGGTGCAGTTGCGCTTCGAGCATCAGCTCAATGACGATTGGTCGTTGGCCGGCGGTTACCAGTACCTGGACGGCTCGCTCAAGGGCAACGCGGTGGAGGCCAACGGCATTGCCGCTGATGGCGTGACGCTGAATCGCAACTTCAACTACCGCAAGCTGGAGTGGACCGATCACGATTTCCAGCTCAACCTGACCGGCCACTTCGAGACGATGGGGCTGGCCCACACGCTGATCACCGGGGTCGAGTACGAAGATTACGATTACAGCTCAATCATCAATCGCTCCACCGCCGCCTACCCGATCAATATCTTCGATCCGGTGCTCGGCCAGCCCCGTCCCGCGCTCGGCAATATCACGACCCATGATCGCGAGAACCTGAAAACCTGGGCCGCGTTCGTGCAGGACCAGATCGCCCTGACCGAGCGCTTCAAGGTGCTGGGCGGCGTGCGCCTGGAGCGCTTCGAACACAAATACGATGATCTACGGGTAAACAACGCAGACTGGGAAAAGGCCGACAACGCAGTGACCCCGCGTGTCGGCGTCATCTATGACCTGACCGATAGCGTTGCCGTCTACGCGAACGCCTCCAAATCCTTCAAACCCAACTCGGGTGCGGCGCGCCTGAGCGGTGGTTTCGATCCCGAAGAAGGCAAGGCCTACGAGCTCGGCATGAAGTGGGCGGCGCTGGATGGCCTGCTGAATATCGATACGGCGGTGTTCCATACCATCAAGGAAAACGTGCAGACAGTCGACCCGGTCGATCCCAACTTTCGTATCGCCGCGGGTGAAGTGCGCAGCCGTGGTTTCGAGATCAACGTGGCCGGTGAGCTGACGCCGGAGTGGCGGGTGATCGGCGGCTACGCCTATGTGGATGCCGAGGTCACGCGTGACAACTCACTGCCTAAGGGAACCCGCCTGGCGAATATCCCGCGTAACGCCTTCAACCTCCTGAGCGTCTACGAGTTTCGCGATGGGGTCTGGCGTGGCCTGGGGCTGGGTGCCAACCTCAAGTACGTGGATGACCGTGCCGGGCAGACGGCCGCAACCACCTACACGATGAGCGATTACACGGTTACCGACCTGCTGAGCTTCTACAAGGTCAACGAGCAGCTGCGGCTGAACCTGGACGTGCGCAACCTGTTCAACAAGGGTTACGAGGAAGGATCGTTCAACGCCTACGCCTACCCGGGCGAGCCGCGCACCGTGCAGACCGGCTTCACCTACACCTTCTGATAACCCGTGGCGCTAGAACCTGTTCATGATCGTTCAGGCCCGATTCGTCGATTTTGGCAGCTAAGTGGCGCAAGCGATCATTTGCAGTGGTGGGCTAAAGCCCACCCTACAGATCGTGCCAGCCTCGTAGGGTGGGCCGGGCGGCGATCCGCTTCAGCCCACCGATGTGAGCAGGTTTGAAATCGCAGCACGAACGGCCGCTTCTGCCTTGTAGTTGTCGCTTCATGCGCATAAAGATCGTGAAGAGGTTCTCAGGCGAAGGCCTGAGCGCTTAGCGGTTGCACCACCGGGCGCCCCTGACGGTCTTTCAAGATATCCACCGCCACGCCATAGGTGCGCTGCAGCAACTCTGCGGTGACGATCTCGCCTGGGTGGCCGCTGGCCGCCAGTTTGCCGTCGACCAGCACCAGCAGGTTGTCGGCGTACTGGCAGGCCAGGTTCAGGTCGTGCAGCACCACCACGGTCACCAGGTTGCGGCTGCGCGTTTCCTGGCGCACGCGGTCGAGCAGGGCGATCTGGTGGCGCAGGTCCAGGGCGCTGACCGGCTCGTCGAGCAGCATCACCTCGGGTTCG
Above is a genomic segment from Pseudomonas argentinensis containing:
- a CDS encoding type 1 glutamine amidotransferase domain-containing protein → MNVLMVLTSHDQLGNTGAKTGFWLEEFAAPYYVFKDAGATVVLASPAGGQPPLDPKSDAPDAQTDATRRFKADAEAQRELASTVKLDSVNQQDFDTVFYPGGHGPLWDLAESRESIALIEAFERAGKPIGFVCHAPGALRHVKAADGSPLIKGRRVTGFSNSEEAGVQLTDVVPFLIEDEFQKLGGQYEKGEDWGSFVIEDGKLVTGQNPASSEAAAEALLAKLK
- a CDS encoding TonB-dependent siderophore receptor encodes the protein MRWSRASICLLSLCSVGIHAASLTVPDDGTLELPDSVVTGSAESATGPVQGYAATRSASATRTDTALHETPQSVSVVPRDVIDDISATRLQQALDQAGGVGRANNFGGQGLTNFTVRGFTSAEFYRNGFPINRGYPNSPDANTLERVEVLRGPAATLYGRGDPGGTFNVVTKQPLDEQRTTVGSQFTDQGLRRGTLDTGGPLDEEGRLAYRLNVVGEGGDSFRDDVESERYGIAPVLSWQVSDATRITFEGDFMRNNHPLDRGLTHYPGQRGQPSHSTYYWEKGTDNKLHNDNDMVQLRFEHQLNDDWSLAGGYQYLDGSLKGNAVEANGIAADGVTLNRNFNYRKLEWTDHDFQLNLTGHFETMGLAHTLITGVEYEDYDYSSIINRSTAAYPINIFDPVLGQPRPALGNITTHDRENLKTWAAFVQDQIALTERFKVLGGVRLERFEHKYDDLRVNNADWEKADNAVTPRVGVIYDLTDSVAVYANASKSFKPNSGAARLSGGFDPEEGKAYELGMKWAALDGLLNIDTAVFHTIKENVQTVDPVDPNFRIAAGEVRSRGFEINVAGELTPEWRVIGGYAYVDAEVTRDNSLPKGTRLANIPRNAFNLLSVYEFRDGVWRGLGLGANLKYVDDRAGQTAATTYTMSDYTVTDLLSFYKVNEQLRLNLDVRNLFNKGYEEGSFNAYAYPGEPRTVQTGFTYTF